In the genome of Candidatus Poribacteria bacterium, one region contains:
- a CDS encoding PD40 domain-containing protein, with amino-acid sequence MESDLTLNILRFTVYVSRFALVVVLLGYVAGCSGKDEPLRQSEALIHSGMHPEAINLLEKIITVDDRNPKARFLLGQAYEGLGSYDQAIHNYRTAINLYAARPEDKATVRLALAKVYLKQGLRESGYRELRAIVQSTSDSAVLQQVAGLITDAYQVEQLTSGKKDNYSPRFSADGLQLVFASYRLDNGEIFVMDIDDRRVRKRVTFTTDYDEGEPAFLSDPNYIIYSREPQTSRQVKILLQSSGSTPIYAGFYASHINSKVTQEIMPVGFGVRSLGISPDRQRVAYESNSAGNLELYILDLSGVDLGAIDPETIPSQQITHNEVDDGSPVFFPDGKRIAFVSARTEDPQNEQSERHQIYSINIDGSDERHLNPNPHDCYSPVISPDGKTIAFVSARDGDIEIYLMDADGTNERRLTNGIGASMQPAFSPDARLLAFISDRSDTFQIYLMHLDRPLTQRDLLLHLE; translated from the coding sequence ATGGAATCTGATTTAACCTTAAACATATTACGTTTCACGGTTTACGTTTCACGGTTTGCGCTAGTAGTTGTGCTGCTCGGTTACGTGGCTGGGTGCAGCGGGAAGGACGAACCGCTCCGGCAGAGCGAGGCGCTGATCCATTCGGGGATGCATCCGGAGGCGATTAACCTGTTGGAGAAGATTATCACGGTGGACGATCGGAACCCCAAGGCGCGATTTCTGCTAGGTCAAGCCTACGAGGGGTTAGGCAGTTATGATCAAGCGATCCACAATTATAGAACAGCAATCAATCTGTATGCCGCCCGCCCCGAAGACAAAGCGACGGTGCGGCTCGCGTTAGCAAAGGTGTATCTGAAACAGGGGCTTCGCGAATCAGGCTACCGTGAGCTGCGGGCGATTGTCCAATCTACATCGGACAGCGCGGTACTCCAGCAGGTGGCAGGACTCATCACCGATGCGTATCAGGTGGAGCAGTTGACCAGCGGCAAAAAGGACAACTATTCGCCGCGATTCTCAGCGGACGGACTGCAGCTGGTGTTTGCGTCGTATCGGTTGGATAACGGTGAGATTTTCGTCATGGATATCGACGACAGGCGTGTGCGGAAACGGGTGACCTTCACCACCGACTACGATGAGGGAGAGCCTGCGTTTTTGAGCGACCCGAACTACATTATCTACAGTCGTGAGCCGCAGACCTCACGTCAGGTGAAGATTTTGCTGCAGAGCAGCGGATCGACACCAATCTACGCGGGTTTCTATGCCTCACATATTAATAGTAAAGTGACACAGGAGATAATGCCTGTCGGGTTCGGTGTCCGCTCGTTAGGGATATCGCCGGATCGGCAGCGCGTCGCTTACGAATCAAATAGCGCCGGCAATCTGGAGTTGTATATCCTCGATTTAAGTGGCGTGGATCTAGGCGCGATTGATCCAGAGACGATTCCGTCTCAGCAGATTACGCACAACGAAGTGGACGATGGCAGCCCTGTCTTCTTTCCCGACGGGAAACGGATTGCGTTTGTCTCGGCACGGACTGAAGACCCACAGAACGAACAATCGGAACGGCATCAGATCTACAGCATCAACATCGACGGCAGCGATGAAAGGCATCTGAACCCGAACCCGCACGATTGCTATAGCCCAGTGATTTCGCCGGACGGGAAGACCATCGCCTTTGTCTCGGCGCGGGACGGGGATATTGAGATTTATCTGATGGATGCGGACGGGACGAATGAACGGCGGCTGACGAACGGGATCGGCGCGTCGATGCAACCGGCGTTTTCACCCGATGCGAGGTTGTTGGCGTTTATCTCCGACCGCAGCGATACGTTCCAGATCTATCTGATGCACCTTGACCGACCATTGACGCAGCGGGATCTGCTCTTGCACCTAGAGTAA
- a CDS encoding RNA methyltransferase, with amino-acid sequence MENMRFFATAAKGTEPLITKELAAIGALKVRSTAGGVHFEGGLEMLYRANLWLRTANRVLMPIAEFSCPTPEALYENARNVRWHDWMTVDTTFAVDCNCRDSQISHSHYAALKVKDAIVDEFRDSTGRRPNVDRRRPSLQINAHIVKDHCVLNLDASGDRLHLRGYRQQTMDAPLRETLAAAIVGLVAWDNEGMFIDPMCGSGTIVIEAALKAINYAPGLLRCGDGSSGQLAFGFQRWRNFDRKLWARLTDEARDAIREKIPGRILGYDISRPAIRVASENAKLAGLEKHIRFMRGDALKLSPRGNRGVIVCNLPYGERTGEAEELQSLYSGFGDVLKQRCAGYTAYLFTGNLKLAKWIGLRTAKRFTLYNGPIECRLLKYELF; translated from the coding sequence ATGGAAAATATGCGTTTTTTCGCGACAGCAGCAAAGGGGACAGAGCCGCTCATTACAAAGGAATTGGCGGCGATCGGTGCGCTGAAGGTTCGATCCACCGCCGGCGGTGTGCATTTCGAGGGCGGATTGGAAATGCTCTACCGGGCGAACCTCTGGCTCCGCACCGCGAATCGGGTGCTGATGCCGATAGCGGAGTTCTCCTGCCCGACGCCGGAAGCACTCTACGAGAATGCCCGCAACGTCCGGTGGCATGATTGGATGACAGTTGACACCACATTCGCTGTCGATTGTAACTGCCGCGATTCCCAGATTTCTCATTCCCACTACGCCGCACTGAAAGTCAAGGATGCGATTGTGGATGAGTTTCGGGATAGCACAGGTCGCCGTCCAAACGTGGACCGGCGGCGTCCATCGCTCCAGATCAATGCCCATATCGTGAAAGACCATTGCGTCCTCAACCTCGATGCATCCGGCGATCGATTGCATCTGCGCGGGTATCGCCAGCAGACGATGGATGCGCCGTTGCGGGAGACCTTAGCTGCGGCGATTGTGGGGTTGGTCGCGTGGGACAATGAGGGGATGTTCATCGATCCGATGTGCGGTTCTGGCACGATTGTCATCGAAGCCGCGCTCAAGGCGATCAATTATGCGCCCGGACTCCTGCGGTGTGGGGACGGATCGTCGGGACAGCTAGCGTTCGGTTTTCAGCGGTGGCGGAACTTTGATCGGAAGCTGTGGGCACGTTTGACCGATGAAGCACGAGACGCGATTCGTGAGAAGATTCCGGGACGGATTCTCGGATACGATATTTCGAGACCGGCGATCCGGGTTGCATCAGAGAATGCGAAGTTAGCGGGACTAGAAAAACACATCCGTTTCATGAGGGGCGACGCGCTGAAGCTGAGTCCGCGCGGAAATCGGGGGGTTATTGTTTGCAATCTGCCTTACGGTGAACGGACGGGGGAAGCGGAGGAACTACAATCGTTGTATAGCGGTTTCGGAGATGTGCTGAAACAGCGGTGTGCGGGATATACAGCGTATCTGTTCACGGGCAATCTGAAGTTGGCGAAGTGGATCGGGCTGCGGACAGCGAAACGGTTTACACTGTATAATGGACCGATAGAATGCAGGTTGTTGAAGTATGAGCTATTTTGA
- the tnpA gene encoding IS200/IS605 family transposase, whose protein sequence is MADTYTQLYIHIIFAVKGRQSLIPKPHKDELHKYITGIIDGKNQTVIQINSMPDHIHILVGITPDTVISNLVRDIKANSSKFINKKRWIAGRFEWQTGFAAFSYAHSQLDTVARYIKNQEEHHSRQTFREEYLAFLKRFNVSYNPKYVFDSDDVTEA, encoded by the coding sequence ATGGCTGACACCTATACCCAACTCTACATTCACATCATTTTCGCTGTCAAAGGAAGACAATCCCTTATCCCAAAACCGCACAAAGATGAACTCCACAAATATATTACCGGCATAATCGACGGCAAAAATCAAACCGTCATTCAGATCAATTCTATGCCCGATCATATTCATATCCTTGTGGGCATAACCCCCGACACTGTCATTTCTAACTTGGTCAGAGACATCAAAGCAAATTCGTCAAAATTCATTAACAAAAAGAGATGGATTGCCGGCAGATTTGAATGGCAGACAGGTTTTGCTGCGTTCTCGTATGCACATTCTCAGTTGGACACTGTCGCTCGTTACATTAAAAATCAGGAGGAGCATCATTCCCGTCAGACATTCAGGGAAGAATATCTGGCATTTCTTAAGCGTTTTAATGTCTCGTATAATCCGAAATATGTTTTTGATTCGGACGACGTAACCGAAGCATGA
- a CDS encoding CoA transferase: protein MTDHKPPLHRFTVLDLTRVRAGPTAVRQLADWGANVIKIELPPAPGKEGDALGSRHNSDFQNLQRNKRSMTLNLKSEIGHAAFMRMVKQADVVVENYRPSVKDRLKINYEACRTENPRIVYASISGFGQDGPYGGRPGFDQIAQGMGGLMWITGFPGQGPLRVGVPIADLASGMYTAIGVLIALLQREETGEGQWVHSSLLEAQIAMLDFQAARWSIDNDVPGQAGNDHPTSIPTGVFQTTDGYINIAASGGTMWERLCDLLGASELRNNPDYADDGARSRNRAALNAELQEYFSTRSSNEWIEALNDAGVPCGPIYKMDEMWSDSHIEHLEMSRPVDHPVLGRLDVLRHATNMSGTPKMPYRPAPELGEHTDEILREFGFSDDEIETMRKENVV, encoded by the coding sequence ATGACCGACCATAAACCACCGCTCCACCGTTTTACCGTTCTCGATTTAACCCGCGTCCGTGCGGGACCGACCGCCGTCCGTCAGCTTGCCGATTGGGGTGCGAACGTCATAAAGATTGAACTGCCGCCAGCCCCCGGTAAGGAGGGCGATGCCCTCGGTTCACGTCATAACTCAGACTTTCAGAACCTCCAGCGAAACAAGCGGAGCATGACACTGAACCTCAAGTCGGAAATCGGTCACGCCGCGTTCATGCGGATGGTAAAACAGGCGGACGTGGTAGTAGAGAATTATCGCCCCAGCGTCAAGGATCGCCTGAAGATTAATTACGAGGCGTGCCGAACCGAGAACCCGCGCATCGTCTACGCCAGTATCTCCGGATTCGGGCAGGACGGTCCATACGGGGGGCGTCCGGGCTTCGATCAGATCGCACAGGGGATGGGCGGCTTGATGTGGATTACTGGATTTCCGGGTCAGGGACCCCTGCGCGTCGGGGTGCCGATCGCAGACCTCGCTTCCGGCATGTATACTGCCATCGGGGTACTGATCGCCTTGCTGCAGCGCGAGGAGACGGGGGAAGGGCAGTGGGTGCACTCATCGCTGCTCGAAGCGCAGATCGCGATGCTCGATTTCCAAGCGGCACGTTGGAGCATCGACAACGACGTGCCGGGTCAAGCGGGCAACGATCACCCGACCAGCATTCCGACCGGCGTGTTTCAGACGACTGACGGCTACATTAATATAGCAGCGAGCGGTGGGACGATGTGGGAACGGCTCTGTGACCTCCTAGGGGCGAGCGAGCTTCGGAATAATCCCGATTACGCAGATGATGGGGCGCGGTCACGGAATCGGGCTGCGTTGAACGCAGAATTGCAGGAGTATTTCTCAACCCGAAGCAGCAACGAATGGATCGAGGCGCTCAATGACGCGGGTGTGCCGTGCGGACCTATCTACAAGATGGACGAGATGTGGTCGGATTCGCATATAGAGCATCTCGAAATGTCGCGTCCCGTGGATCATCCCGTGCTTGGTAGGTTGGACGTGCTGCGCCACGCCACAAATATGAGCGGCACCCCAAAGATGCCGTATCGTCCCGCGCCCGAATTGGGTGAACACACAGATGAAATCCTGCGGGAATTCGGATTCTCGGACGATGAAATCGAAACAATGCGAAAGGAGAATGTCGTATGA
- a CDS encoding enoyl-CoA hydratase/isomerase family protein, whose protein sequence is MNVAASSTTDLIIAEKREGVGYLRFNRPEKHNAISYEMWQGIAKVMAVFEEDDTVRAVVVSGEGGRAFSAGADISQFEKQRASADAIKGYNVASGLAHEKLTNISKPTIAKIAGYCIGGGLGIALCCDLRFATDDSKFGIPAAKLGLGYGYGGLKPLVGLVGPIRAKEILFTARQFDASEAYDMGLINRVLSKDEIDAFVDEYTETIAGNAPLTIKACKQIIAEVCKDPDDRDLELCKQLVDACFASEDYKEGRRAFMEKRKPQFHGR, encoded by the coding sequence ATGAATGTTGCGGCAAGCAGCACCACGGATCTGATTATCGCCGAAAAGCGGGAGGGTGTCGGCTATCTCCGTTTCAACCGTCCCGAAAAACATAACGCCATCTCTTACGAGATGTGGCAGGGCATCGCGAAGGTCATGGCGGTCTTCGAGGAAGATGATACAGTTCGCGCCGTGGTCGTTTCGGGCGAGGGTGGCAGGGCATTTTCTGCAGGCGCGGATATATCGCAGTTCGAGAAGCAGCGGGCATCGGCGGATGCAATTAAAGGGTACAATGTGGCGTCGGGACTTGCCCACGAAAAGCTGACGAATATCTCCAAGCCAACGATCGCGAAGATTGCGGGATATTGTATCGGCGGTGGGTTGGGAATTGCGCTCTGTTGTGATCTGCGTTTCGCCACCGATGATTCAAAATTTGGGATCCCCGCAGCCAAGTTAGGCCTCGGCTACGGCTACGGTGGGTTGAAGCCGTTGGTCGGCCTTGTCGGTCCCATCCGCGCCAAAGAGATCCTGTTCACTGCCAGACAGTTTGACGCATCGGAAGCCTACGACATGGGACTCATCAACAGGGTGTTGTCGAAGGACGAAATCGACGCTTTCGTGGACGAATACACCGAGACCATCGCGGGCAATGCGCCCTTGACTATCAAAGCCTGCAAGCAGATTATTGCGGAGGTCTGCAAAGACCCGGACGATCGGGATCTGGAACTTTGCAAACAGCTTGTGGATGCCTGTTTCGCCAGCGAGGATTATAAGGAAGGGCGGCGAGCGTTCATGGAGAAGCGAAAGCCGCAGTTTCACGGGAGATAG
- a CDS encoding zinc-binding alcohol dehydrogenase, translating into MSSEKDYAVQFVAREQAELRVVDRDPTPLAPDEIAGSSIVTLISAGTESTGSYPSEGNFPRGSGYAAVFEVESVGEAIDDIKAGDHIFCMGNHQSYQRVKRDAALLLPEGLAPETGVFARLMNVSLTTLTTTTARPPERVVVTGLGIVGNLASQNFTNAGYEVFACEPIESRRKVAIECGLKNVLSTVPVDDPDIAGTVGLVIDCSGHEQAALDGCNVVRKKGEVVLIATPWRRYTEMYAHTILHAIFHKYVVVRSGWEWELPNQPTEFRTNSIYGNLAAGLRWLAAGKMSVAPLATKISPRDPQTVYQNLLHRRSERLTYIFDWTNL; encoded by the coding sequence ATGAGTTCAGAGAAAGATTACGCGGTTCAGTTTGTCGCACGGGAACAGGCGGAACTACGGGTCGTTGATCGGGACCCGACACCACTCGCACCGGACGAGATTGCTGGTAGCAGCATCGTCACGTTGATAAGTGCAGGAACGGAATCGACAGGGTCCTACCCTTCGGAAGGCAATTTCCCACGTGGCTCCGGCTATGCAGCGGTCTTTGAGGTTGAATCCGTTGGGGAGGCTATCGACGACATCAAGGCAGGCGATCACATCTTCTGTATGGGGAATCATCAATCTTATCAGCGTGTTAAGCGTGACGCTGCCCTGCTGTTGCCCGAAGGGCTCGCACCGGAGACAGGCGTTTTCGCCCGGCTGATGAACGTGAGCCTGACCACGTTGACCACAACGACCGCTCGACCGCCGGAGCGAGTTGTCGTCACCGGCTTAGGCATCGTTGGAAACCTTGCCTCCCAAAATTTCACGAACGCCGGCTATGAAGTGTTCGCCTGTGAGCCGATTGAATCTCGTCGCAAGGTCGCTATCGAATGTGGACTCAAGAACGTCCTATCCACTGTTCCGGTGGACGATCCCGATATTGCGGGGACGGTGGGCTTGGTCATCGATTGTTCGGGCCACGAGCAGGCAGCGCTGGACGGCTGCAACGTCGTCCGCAAGAAAGGCGAAGTGGTGCTGATTGCGACGCCGTGGCGACGTTATACAGAAATGTATGCCCATACAATCTTGCACGCAATTTTCCACAAATATGTGGTCGTGCGAAGTGGATGGGAATGGGAACTTCCGAATCAACCTACGGAGTTTCGGACGAACAGCATCTACGGAAATCTCGCCGCCGGGTTGAGATGGTTAGCTGCAGGTAAGATGTCGGTTGCCCCTTTAGCGACGAAAATCTCGCCACGTGATCCCCAGACCGTGTATCAAAATCTGCTGCATAGGCGGAGTGAGCGGTTAACCTATATTTTCGATTGGACAAATCTTTAA